A single region of the Salvelinus sp. IW2-2015 linkage group LG20, ASM291031v2, whole genome shotgun sequence genome encodes:
- the LOC111982109 gene encoding brain-specific homeobox/POU domain protein 3-like: protein MMSMNSKQPFSMHPILHEPKYTPLQSSSEAIRRACMPTHSLQGNIFAGFDETLLQRAEALAAVDIAKSHPYKPDATYHTMTTMTSMTCTPTSSSAHLHHPSVLTSHHHHHPHHQGSQGLDGDLLDHLTPGMSISLGGMPGSDVCSTASHPHAHMSAINHMQHHHHHQQAMNMHPHSMGSHTSLGGGGDSEPDPRELESFAERFKQRRIKLGVTQADVGSALANLKIPGVGCLSQSTICRFESLTLSHNNMVALKPILEAWLEEAERAQREKMTKPEIFNGGDKKRKRTSIAAPEKRSLEAYFAVQPRPSSEKIAAIAEKLDLKKNVVRVWFCNQRQKQKRMKFSATH from the exons ATGATGTCAATGAACAGCAAACAACCTTTCAGTATGCATCCCATACTGCACGAGCCGAAATACACGCCTCTGCAATCGAGCTCGGAGGCCATCCGGAGGGCATGCATGCCCACGCACTCG CTGCAGGGCAACATCTTTGCCGGATTTGATGAGACTTTACTGCAGAGGGCTGAAGCGCTGGCGGCGGTGGATATCGCAAAGAGCCATCCTTACAAGCCAGACGCGACCTACCACACCATGACCACCATGACCAGCATGACCTGTACCCCCACCTCGTCCTCGGCCCACCTCCATCACCCATCCGTGCTCACCTcgcaccaccatcaccacccccaTCACCAGGGCTCTCAGGGCCTGGATGGCGACCTTCTGGACCACCTGACCCCCGGCATGTCCATCTCCCTGGGAGGAATGCCCGGCTCTGACGTCTGCTCCACGGCCTCCCATCCGCATGCCCACATGTCCGCCATCAACCACATGcagcaccaccatcatcaccaacaGGCCATGAAcatgcacccccacagcatgggTTCGCACACCTCGCTGGGCGGCGGCGGGGACTCAGAGCCAGACCCCAGGGAACTGGAGTCCTTCGCAGAGCGGTTCAAGCAGAGGCGGATCAAGCTGGGGGTGACGCAGGCGGATGTGGGCTCCGCCCTGGCGAACCTTAAAATCCCCGGGGTTGGTTGCCTCAGTCAGAGCACGATTTGCCGGTTCGAGTCCCTCACCTTGTCTCATAATAACATGGTGGCCCTAAAACCCATCCTGGAAGCGTGGCTGGAGGAGGCAGAAAGGGCGCAGCGGGAGAAAATGACCAAGCCGGAGATTTTCAACGGAGGAGACAAGAAGAGAAAACGTACCTCCATCGCTGCTCCGGAGAAGCGCTCTTTAGAGGCATATTTCGCCGTGCAGCCGAGGCCCTCGTCAGAGAAGATTGCAGCGATAGCCGAGAAACTGGACCTGAAAAAGAACGTGGTCAGGGTGTGGTTTTGCAATCAAAGGCAAAAGCAGAAAAGGATGAAGTTCTCTGCCACACACTAG